In the Pseudomonadota bacterium genome, CGCGGCCGGCTTCATGGATTTTGAACCTGAGCTGGAACGCCTCCTCGACGAGGTCGATGAGAGTATCCTCAAGATCTGCTTCGATACCGGGCATCATTCCTATGCAGGCTTTGATCCTGTCGCCTTCATGAAGCGGCACATGGCTCGCATCAGCTACATGCATTTCAAGGATATCGATCCGCAGGTGAAGGCGGACGTGATTGCCAATCGTACCGGATTTTATGACGCCTGCGGCCAGGGGATCTTCTGCAAGTTGGGTGAGGGCGACGTCGATTTCGAAGCGGTCCGCGAAGTCCTCCTGAGTTCGGGCTTTCGGGGTTGGTGCACCGTGGAACAGGATTGCGATCCAACGCTTGGCAATACCGATCCTCTGGCCGACGCGACCTTCAATCGTCGCTACCTTGCCTCCATCGGTTTCTGAGGGCCTGGACGATGAAAAGACTTTCCTGGGGCATGGTGGGTGGCGGTGAAGGTAGCCAGATCGGCCCGGCTCACCGCATGGGTGCGATGGCTGACGGGTACTTCTCCCTTGTCGCCGGTGCGCTCGATCACAACCCGGAGGCCGGTCGGCGCTACGCCCAATCGCTTGGGGTTGAAACGGATCGCGCCTATGGCGACTGGCGGGAGATGCTGGAAGGTGAACGAAACCGGCGTGACCGCATCGACCTGGTGACAGTCGCCACGCCAAATTCAACGCACTACGAGATTACCAAAGCTTTCCTCGAGGCTGGTTTTCACGTGCTTTGCGAGAAGCCGATGACGATGACGGTGGAAGAGGGCGAAGACATCGTGCGAACCGCGCGAGCTTCCGGGAAGGTTTGCGCGGTCAACTACGCGTATTCTGCTTATCCTATCGTGCGCCACATGCGCCACATGGTCGACAGCGGTGAGCTTGGCGCGATCCGGACGGTGGTCGCCAATTTCAGTCATGGTCACCATGCGGCGGGCGATGATGCCGACAACCCTCGGGTGCGCTGGCGATACGACCCAGCGCAGGCCGGCGTTTCGGGGCAGATGGCCGATTGCGGCATCCATGCCCTGCATTTGGCAAGCTTCATCATGGGTGACGATGTTGCGACGTTGTCCGCTGATTTTGCATCCACGGTGCC is a window encoding:
- a CDS encoding Gfo/Idh/MocA family oxidoreductase; this translates as MKRLSWGMVGGGEGSQIGPAHRMGAMADGYFSLVAGALDHNPEAGRRYAQSLGVETDRAYGDWREMLEGERNRRDRIDLVTVATPNSTHYEITKAFLEAGFHVLCEKPMTMTVEEGEDIVRTARASGKVCAVNYAYSAYPIVRHMRHMVDSGELGAIRTVVANFSHGHHAAGDDADNPRVRWRYDPAQAGVSGQMADCGIHALHLASFIMGDDVATLSADFASTVPGRVLEDDAMVNFRTEKGTIGRLWTSTIALGRQHGLDIQVFGEKGGLRWASEQPNQAYWSPLEGRTEIIEKGEAGISQMAARLSRVPIAHPEGFPLAVANIYVDLAAAINATKAGGPLDPLATHFPQAEDGLRSMAAVYAAVESAKQNGVWVDARPPMLR